The following proteins come from a genomic window of Corallococcus sp. NCRR:
- a CDS encoding TetR/AcrR family transcriptional regulator: protein MGQQKTAPESGTRESERRRTILRAAIDVFARKGYHGCRIADVAKEAGVAYGLVYHYFKNKDELLETVFETGWSGFIARARTVAESEGPLVEKVRRIADVAFEAYRVDPRAVKVLILEIARSPAGARINRQTAFVDVIRLSAQMFTRAKEAGELRPDVDPLLASALLFGSIEMGLTAFVVGLADARDTVMLERAKAQIADSFLHGVLLAGASSKTEPAKHEPVKYEPPKDEEPQEDAAPRKPAKASPRTRAPKRG from the coding sequence GTGGGCCAGCAGAAGACGGCGCCGGAGAGCGGGACGCGGGAGAGCGAGCGCCGCCGCACCATCCTGCGGGCCGCCATCGACGTGTTCGCCCGCAAGGGCTACCACGGCTGCCGTATCGCGGACGTCGCCAAGGAGGCGGGCGTCGCGTACGGGCTCGTCTACCACTACTTCAAGAACAAGGATGAGCTGCTGGAGACCGTCTTCGAGACGGGCTGGAGCGGCTTCATCGCGCGTGCGCGCACCGTCGCGGAGAGCGAGGGGCCGCTGGTGGAGAAGGTCCGCCGCATCGCGGACGTGGCCTTCGAGGCCTACCGCGTGGACCCCCGCGCCGTGAAGGTGCTCATCCTGGAGATTGCCCGTTCACCGGCCGGAGCCCGCATCAACCGGCAGACGGCCTTCGTGGACGTCATCCGCCTGAGCGCGCAGATGTTCACCCGCGCGAAGGAGGCCGGGGAGCTGCGCCCGGACGTGGATCCGCTGCTCGCGTCCGCGCTGCTCTTCGGCTCCATTGAAATGGGGCTCACCGCCTTCGTCGTGGGGCTGGCGGATGCACGCGACACGGTGATGCTCGAGCGCGCGAAGGCGCAGATCGCCGACTCGTTCCTCCACGGCGTGCTGCTGGCCGGCGCGTCCTCCAAGACGGAGCCCGCGAAGCACGAGCCGGTGAAGTACGAGCCTCCGAAGGACGAGGAGCCCCAGGAGGACGCGGCCCCGCGGAAGCCGGCGAAGGCCTCGCCCAGGACCCGGGCGCCCAAGCGCGGCTGA
- a CDS encoding M23 family metallopeptidase yields the protein MPARNPAAVRLLVLSLLASGSPALAAATPTASSAVVTGSVPGSTATPGLRAPGAPTPGAVLQGELAPLKVAPASGPHLSLQPANPKPGDPVLVTVSGASALPTGSIAGRPLRFFAWNDGYAALTSLPVEQTEGTVPVDVTAPGRGLPVLLSGVLNVGAPGFRERELRVANKYVKPPKAVKARMEADRKAFAAAFAQPFQTPLFGQNFAWPREATVTAPFGDRRSFNGKLQTQHFGVDLDGATGSPVVAANDGTVVMSRDNYASGNTVLVHHGAGLYTAYFHLSRIDVKEGARVKQGDALGLVGSTGRVTGPHLHWGVKADDRWVDGQTLLKLDFTGAPQAPGVATNAPGLTNP from the coding sequence ATGCCCGCCCGGAACCCTGCCGCCGTCCGCCTCCTCGTCCTCTCCCTGCTCGCCTCCGGGTCTCCGGCGCTCGCCGCCGCCACGCCCACCGCCTCCTCCGCGGTGGTGACAGGCAGCGTGCCGGGCTCCACGGCCACACCGGGCCTCCGCGCTCCGGGCGCGCCCACGCCAGGCGCGGTGCTCCAGGGAGAGCTGGCGCCGCTGAAGGTGGCGCCCGCGAGCGGGCCGCACCTGTCGCTCCAGCCCGCCAACCCCAAGCCGGGCGACCCGGTGCTGGTGACGGTGAGCGGCGCGTCCGCGCTGCCCACGGGGAGCATCGCGGGCCGGCCTCTGCGCTTCTTCGCGTGGAACGACGGCTACGCGGCCCTCACCAGCCTGCCAGTGGAGCAGACCGAGGGCACCGTGCCGGTGGACGTCACGGCCCCCGGCCGCGGCCTGCCGGTGCTGCTGTCCGGCGTGCTCAACGTAGGTGCGCCGGGCTTCCGCGAGCGCGAGCTGCGCGTGGCCAACAAGTACGTGAAGCCGCCCAAGGCGGTGAAGGCGCGCATGGAGGCGGACCGCAAGGCGTTCGCCGCGGCGTTCGCGCAGCCCTTCCAGACGCCGCTGTTCGGCCAGAACTTCGCCTGGCCGCGCGAGGCCACGGTGACGGCGCCCTTCGGCGACCGCCGCTCGTTCAACGGCAAGCTGCAGACGCAGCACTTCGGCGTGGACCTGGATGGCGCCACGGGCTCGCCGGTGGTCGCCGCCAACGACGGCACGGTGGTGATGTCGCGCGACAACTACGCGTCCGGCAACACCGTGCTCGTGCACCACGGCGCGGGGCTCTACACCGCGTACTTCCACCTGTCCCGCATCGACGTGAAGGAGGGCGCGCGCGTGAAGCAGGGCGACGCGCTGGGCCTGGTGGGCAGCACCGGCCGCGTCACCGGCCCGCACCTCCACTGGGGCGTGAAGGCGGATGACCGCTGGGTGGATGGCCAGACGCTGCTCAAGCTGGACTTCACCGGCGCCCCGCAGGCCCCGGGCGTGGCCACCAACGCGCCCGGCCTGACGAACCCGTAG
- a CDS encoding alpha/beta fold hydrolase — protein MRLPDWRSALPGPPMPTVDEVDFRALYSKTNYVVETADGWSLVITRYRPVKQAFAQPLFGEPLLLVHGFSQNRHTWTSGQFVKNLLFFGVDIHILELRGHGKSSIAFQKERAERFKRPLPQDLDYGWDLDSYFLYDLPAAVSGVKRITRRERVFYCGHSMGGMLGYGYAGIHDDFEGLITIGSPADLGRGFALLRLLAHGSPLFAGAVDMTLGGLNLNRRASSLGRSLLAKGAGAFSPALQKRLEPEAPKSLVFNAVPVDVVLKWVERQLAQADESALYQRFTRKLNRLINTERVSRDDIRWLLREGGEREPRKVIEQFARWIRRGEMVCYRTDYDFKRGFGKIEIPMAIIFGDMDPLASVESTRSVYRAAKSEYLLWRPVKGNSHVELTMGHDIRQICYDIKNLIEYTRTHRTRSPSMPRLR, from the coding sequence ATGCGCCTGCCGGACTGGAGATCAGCGCTTCCGGGACCTCCGATGCCCACCGTCGACGAGGTTGACTTCCGGGCGTTGTACTCCAAGACCAACTACGTGGTGGAGACGGCGGACGGCTGGTCGCTCGTCATCACGCGCTACCGGCCGGTGAAACAGGCGTTCGCGCAGCCGCTGTTCGGTGAGCCGCTGCTGCTGGTGCACGGCTTCTCCCAGAACCGGCACACGTGGACGAGCGGTCAGTTCGTCAAGAACCTGCTCTTCTTCGGCGTGGACATCCACATCCTGGAGCTGCGCGGGCACGGCAAGAGCTCCATCGCCTTCCAGAAGGAGCGCGCGGAGCGCTTCAAGCGCCCGCTGCCGCAGGACCTGGACTACGGCTGGGACCTGGACAGCTACTTCCTCTATGACCTGCCGGCGGCCGTCTCCGGCGTCAAGCGCATCACCCGGCGCGAGCGCGTCTTCTACTGCGGCCACTCCATGGGCGGCATGCTGGGCTACGGCTACGCCGGCATCCACGACGACTTCGAGGGGCTCATCACCATCGGCTCGCCGGCGGACCTGGGGCGCGGCTTCGCGCTGTTGCGCCTGTTGGCGCACGGCTCTCCGCTGTTCGCGGGCGCGGTGGACATGACGCTGGGCGGGCTGAACCTGAACCGCCGCGCGTCCTCGCTGGGCCGCTCGCTGCTGGCGAAGGGGGCGGGCGCCTTCAGCCCCGCGCTCCAGAAGCGCCTGGAGCCGGAGGCTCCCAAGTCGCTCGTGTTCAACGCGGTGCCGGTGGACGTGGTGCTCAAGTGGGTGGAGCGCCAGCTGGCCCAGGCGGACGAGTCCGCGCTGTATCAGCGCTTCACGCGCAAGCTGAACCGGCTCATCAACACCGAGCGCGTCAGCCGCGACGACATCCGGTGGCTCTTGCGTGAGGGCGGCGAGCGCGAGCCCCGCAAGGTGATTGAACAGTTCGCCCGGTGGATCCGCCGGGGCGAGATGGTCTGCTACCGCACGGACTACGACTTCAAGCGCGGCTTCGGGAAGATTGAGATCCCCATGGCCATCATCTTCGGGGACATGGATCCGCTGGCGTCCGTGGAGTCCACGCGCAGCGTCTACCGCGCCGCGAAGAGCGAGTACCTGCTGTGGCGCCCGGTGAAGGGCAACAGCCACGTCGAGCTCACCATGGGGCACGACATCCGGCAGATCTGCTACGACATCAAGAACCTCATCGAGTACACCCGCACGCACCGCACGCGCTCGCCGTCCATGCCGCGCTTGCGTTGA
- a CDS encoding endonuclease/exonuclease/phosphatase family protein: MELTLVSYNIHSGIGVDGAFDLERVGSVLREVNADIIALQEVGDFRGKTPREDQPEHLARMLGLHMAFGPNVVRNGRRYGNAILSRLPVLKSKNYDLSVPRREPRGALRCDLDLGGGQQLHVFCLHLGLSVSERRRQEALLLSADLLRDAARKDPMVVCGDFNSWGNGPVSSLVREAIHDAAFELGAAARTYPTRLPLFRLDRIYVDSGVRPVSVTPHRSALSRVASDHLPLVMRFEAPIAVQPPVAPPVQLIG; the protein is encoded by the coding sequence GTGGAGCTGACCCTGGTCTCCTACAACATCCACTCCGGCATCGGCGTGGACGGAGCTTTCGACCTGGAGCGCGTAGGCTCGGTGCTCCGCGAGGTGAACGCGGACATCATCGCCCTGCAGGAGGTGGGGGACTTCCGGGGCAAGACGCCCCGGGAGGACCAGCCCGAGCACCTGGCGCGGATGCTCGGGCTGCACATGGCCTTCGGACCCAACGTGGTCCGCAACGGCCGCCGCTACGGCAACGCCATCCTCAGCCGGCTGCCGGTGCTCAAGTCGAAGAACTACGACCTGAGCGTGCCGCGCCGTGAGCCCCGGGGCGCGTTGCGGTGCGACCTGGACCTGGGAGGAGGGCAGCAGCTGCACGTCTTCTGCCTCCACCTGGGCCTGTCCGTGAGCGAGCGGCGGCGGCAGGAGGCGCTCCTGCTGTCCGCCGACCTGCTCCGCGACGCGGCCCGCAAGGACCCCATGGTGGTGTGCGGGGACTTCAACTCCTGGGGCAACGGGCCGGTGTCCTCGCTCGTGCGCGAGGCCATCCACGACGCCGCGTTCGAACTGGGCGCCGCCGCGCGCACGTACCCCACGCGGCTGCCCCTGTTCCGCCTGGATCGCATCTACGTGGACTCCGGGGTGCGGCCCGTGTCGGTGACGCCGCACCGCTCGGCGCTGAGCCGGGTGGCGTCGGACCACCTGCCGCTGGTGATGCGCTTCGAGGCGCCCATCGCCGTGCAGCCGCCGGTCGCACCGCCGGTGCAGCTGATCGGCTAG
- a CDS encoding DUF3618 domain-containing protein: protein MAASNGHLPRTSAALREEIERTRADLATSVSALKVEVAEVTDWRQWVRKHPYACVGTAFLVGYLVGSRR, encoded by the coding sequence ATGGCCGCTAGCAATGGACACCTGCCGCGCACGAGCGCGGCGCTTCGCGAGGAAATCGAGCGCACCCGGGCCGACCTGGCCACGTCGGTGAGCGCCCTCAAGGTGGAGGTGGCGGAGGTCACCGACTGGCGCCAGTGGGTGCGCAAGCATCCCTACGCCTGCGTGGGGACCGCCTTCCTCGTCGGTTACCTGGTGGGCTCGCGGCGCTGA
- a CDS encoding phage holin family protein, translated as MHVGSEQTDRGVAALVGRMADGFSRLVTQHLQLARVELAEDAKAMGLDVASIAVFVPFLLVGYAFLCGALAAVLAPWTGWAGALAIVGAVNLLGGGLGILRAVKRMKSRQMMDDSVSELSRSMAALTTAQPRVAATPGVNTLKDTTGMAFKEPRDGR; from the coding sequence ATGCACGTGGGCAGTGAACAGACGGATCGCGGCGTCGCCGCGCTCGTCGGGCGCATGGCGGACGGCTTCAGTCGGTTGGTGACGCAGCACCTCCAGTTGGCGCGCGTGGAGCTGGCGGAGGACGCGAAGGCCATGGGCCTGGACGTGGCGAGCATCGCCGTGTTCGTGCCCTTCCTCCTGGTGGGTTACGCCTTCCTCTGCGGGGCGCTGGCGGCCGTGCTTGCTCCGTGGACGGGGTGGGCGGGGGCGCTGGCCATCGTGGGCGCGGTGAACCTGTTGGGCGGCGGCCTGGGCATCCTTCGCGCGGTGAAGCGGATGAAGTCACGCCAGATGATGGATGACAGCGTGAGCGAGCTGTCGCGTAGCATGGCGGCGCTCACCACGGCGCAGCCGCGGGTGGCCGCGACGCCCGGGGTGAACACGCTGAAGGACACGACGGGAATGGCTTTCAAGGAGCCGCGGGATGGCCGCTAG
- a CDS encoding LPS-assembly protein LptD has protein sequence MTFLAPVVLTLWVSAQIPLATQVELPTGEVVELAADYVVFENDILTARGHCELRSGPNVLRADEVTYSEATQVATATGNVMFVSGLMAAIADDVRVDLRSNEATVKGGLFMQKKGVTPEALQAAKTTDELRKLGETPVLMSGTRIRRTGETAFSVDGLAFTPCQCGPGEPSWRVEAKEANVKMGERAILTWPVVYVRSVPVFALPWLYLPLAERRSGLLIPRPSNSGLNGFGLDQPVFVTLGESYDLTFTPGIFTGGGEVSNPRFLEVGEDGNPTPIRELRTNGVKGPRLLTEFRYVPSDRTRGRATLGFLYDLRPRLDPTTSDFLRVVDRTNPLAPFYTPQIVDEKRGLRGEASWQHTQDLGDGWHDRVDAYFVSDGFYTRDLTADLLVQNTNYLRSTAMVYQRRDERYLGLDVSLRQDLRYAYRFFQTNPIPAVASLTGEATNPHGPTTFQRLPGITLSLPQRPLFGGRVMGGVQVEYNRLAPLRSGGFADDGSDGLFSLGRAWRPEGTPIEAAPVADELEGNGRLDPTEREGRDRVSLAPRLSTSYGLGTWGRLTPSVALRQDVSVGEVSGRTAARGYALADLVLDSQLARTFVDRDTLYRHTLSPSVNLRYVPGGWGHGLTALNGGGTGTVPLVYDAWDSAVPLQSDGSVRGFLHAVVAVDQSLRVRKGPTTREPLRLRIGQGFDLSRISPVAGRDTVRGSVLRDTFARLSASAGVLTAGGLVRMDPTTLDITQLSADFTIDNGKGNALYARYDDLLAVKQLSIDRGLDPLAQGPDFTRRGVDMLVGDAPRPLPSHNDQVDPSPTERAQALTVGTRIKLGFGLGLRYEALVQPLYKDLITQESQPLAQQTFGVSYGPACDCWRIEGVVILRRNQTPEFAGVNLSVAGFGSFGSGG, from the coding sequence ATGACCTTCCTTGCCCCGGTCGTCCTGACGCTCTGGGTGTCGGCCCAGATTCCGCTGGCCACGCAGGTGGAGCTGCCCACCGGCGAGGTCGTGGAGCTCGCGGCCGACTACGTCGTCTTCGAGAACGACATCCTCACCGCCCGGGGCCACTGCGAGCTGCGCAGCGGCCCCAACGTGCTGCGCGCGGACGAGGTGACGTACAGCGAGGCCACGCAGGTGGCCACCGCCACCGGCAACGTGATGTTCGTCAGCGGCCTGATGGCCGCCATCGCGGACGACGTGCGCGTGGACCTGCGCTCCAACGAGGCCACCGTGAAGGGCGGCCTCTTCATGCAGAAGAAGGGCGTCACCCCCGAAGCGCTCCAGGCCGCCAAGACGACGGACGAGCTGCGCAAGCTGGGCGAGACGCCCGTCCTGATGAGCGGCACGCGCATCCGCCGCACCGGGGAGACCGCGTTCTCCGTGGACGGCCTGGCCTTCACGCCATGCCAGTGCGGCCCGGGCGAGCCCAGTTGGCGCGTGGAGGCGAAGGAGGCCAACGTGAAGATGGGCGAGCGCGCCATCCTCACCTGGCCCGTGGTGTACGTGCGCTCGGTGCCGGTGTTCGCGCTGCCGTGGCTGTACCTGCCCCTGGCCGAGCGCCGCTCCGGTCTGCTCATCCCCCGTCCGTCCAACTCCGGCCTCAACGGCTTCGGGCTGGACCAGCCCGTCTTCGTCACGCTGGGGGAGAGCTACGACCTCACGTTCACCCCGGGCATCTTCACGGGCGGCGGGGAGGTCTCGAACCCCCGGTTCCTCGAGGTGGGCGAGGACGGCAACCCGACGCCCATCCGTGAGCTGCGCACCAACGGCGTGAAGGGCCCGCGGCTGCTCACCGAGTTCCGCTACGTCCCCAGCGACCGCACGCGGGGCCGGGCCACGCTGGGCTTCCTCTATGACCTGCGGCCCCGGTTGGATCCCACCACGTCCGACTTCCTCCGCGTCGTGGACCGGACCAACCCGCTGGCTCCCTTCTACACGCCGCAGATCGTCGACGAGAAGCGGGGCCTGCGCGGCGAGGCGTCCTGGCAGCACACGCAGGACCTGGGCGACGGCTGGCACGACCGCGTGGACGCGTACTTCGTGTCGGACGGGTTCTACACGCGCGACCTCACCGCCGACCTGCTGGTGCAGAACACCAACTACCTGCGCAGCACCGCCATGGTGTACCAGCGCCGCGACGAGCGTTACCTGGGCCTGGACGTGTCGCTGCGCCAGGACCTGCGCTACGCCTACCGCTTCTTCCAGACGAACCCCATCCCCGCGGTGGCTTCGCTGACGGGCGAAGCCACCAACCCCCACGGCCCCACGACGTTCCAGCGGCTGCCGGGCATCACCCTGTCCCTGCCGCAGCGCCCCCTCTTCGGCGGGCGGGTGATGGGCGGAGTGCAGGTGGAGTACAACCGGCTGGCGCCCCTGCGCAGCGGCGGCTTCGCGGACGACGGCTCCGACGGGCTCTTCTCGCTCGGCCGCGCCTGGCGCCCCGAGGGCACGCCCATCGAGGCCGCGCCGGTGGCCGATGAGCTGGAGGGCAACGGCCGCCTGGACCCCACCGAGCGCGAGGGCCGCGACCGCGTGTCGTTGGCCCCGCGCCTGTCCACGTCCTACGGGCTGGGCACCTGGGGCCGGCTGACGCCCTCCGTGGCGCTGCGCCAGGACGTGTCCGTGGGCGAGGTCTCCGGCCGCACCGCCGCGCGCGGCTACGCGCTGGCGGACCTGGTGCTGGACTCACAATTGGCGCGCACCTTCGTGGACCGGGACACGCTCTACCGCCACACGCTGTCCCCCTCGGTGAACCTGCGCTACGTGCCCGGCGGCTGGGGCCACGGGCTCACCGCCTTGAACGGCGGAGGCACCGGCACCGTGCCGCTCGTCTATGACGCGTGGGACTCCGCGGTGCCGCTCCAGTCCGACGGCAGCGTGCGCGGCTTCCTCCACGCCGTGGTCGCCGTGGACCAGTCATTGCGCGTGCGCAAGGGGCCCACCACCCGCGAACCGCTGCGCCTGCGCATCGGCCAGGGCTTTGATTTGTCGCGCATCTCGCCCGTCGCGGGCCGGGACACCGTGCGGGGCAGCGTGCTGCGCGACACCTTCGCGCGCCTGTCCGCCAGCGCCGGTGTCCTCACCGCGGGCGGGCTCGTGCGCATGGACCCCACCACGCTCGACATCACCCAGCTGTCCGCCGACTTCACCATCGACAATGGCAAGGGCAACGCGCTGTACGCGCGATACGATGACCTGCTGGCCGTGAAACAATTGTCAATTGATCGTGGGTTGGATCCTTTGGCACAAGGACCCGATTTCACGCGTCGGGGCGTGGACATGTTGGTGGGAGACGCACCTCGTCCCCTGCCGTCCCACAATGACCAGGTCGACCCCTCTCCGACCGAACGAGCGCAGGCTCTCACTGTCGGTACGCGAATCAAGCTCGGATTTGGGCTCGGGTTGCGATACGAAGCACTGGTGCAGCCGCTTTATAAGGATCTGATTACCCAGGAAAGTCAGCCCCTTGCACAGCAGACCTTCGGCGTGTCGTATGGGCCCGCCTGTGACTGCTGGCGAATCGAAGGGGTTGTGATCCTGCGGCGCAATCAAACGCCGGAATTCGCCGGCGTGAATTTGAGTGTGGCCGGCTTCGGATCCTTCGGGTCGGGTGGATAG
- a CDS encoding helix-turn-helix domain-containing protein — MSDLGKRIGQRIRELRTQRPERWTQEELAERAQISVSFLSMIERGERVPHVETLAALSNALSVSLGELFTGTEQTPAQTEDLLRPLSDFARARGLNARDVDRLLGVARVMFNGSAA; from the coding sequence GTGTCGGATCTCGGAAAAAGAATTGGCCAGCGCATTCGCGAGCTTCGCACGCAGCGCCCGGAGCGATGGACGCAGGAAGAGCTCGCGGAGCGAGCGCAGATCAGCGTGTCCTTCCTGTCGATGATCGAACGCGGCGAGCGCGTGCCTCATGTGGAGACACTGGCGGCCCTTTCCAACGCCCTCAGCGTCAGCCTCGGTGAGCTCTTCACGGGCACCGAGCAGACGCCCGCCCAGACGGAGGACCTGCTGCGTCCCCTGTCGGACTTCGCCCGTGCGCGCGGCCTCAACGCGCGTGACGTGGACCGCCTGCTCGGCGTGGCCCGCGTGATGTTCAACGGCTCGGCGGCCTGA
- a CDS encoding AMIN domain-containing protein has protein sequence MKGLAVSLLGLWLVPLVALAQQPVDYNTITAVTVSGGTVEISGSKKADFNSFTMTDPPRLVIDVSGAVFKDVPEELPVGNGTVTGIRTQAYGTESSSIARILIGYEREVETDIQTSGNKLVVKVLGGGPAVAQVTPTEGQGTPAQGTAAATPQAQAQAGSNAQDAARAAASDREAQTQAVKAAADAARAEREAQEKAAAEAAARAKADADAEKKRQEEAQAAAKRQDEERRASEQAAAEERKRQESEAQAAAKRAEDERRATAQAAADQKRQQEEDAKAAARASAEEKRAAAQAAADERQAAAKTAAEQKRAAAEAAAEARRQKEEERQAAAQARREEQQSARESAAEQKRQRAAEARERREQALAARESRARPSQGSAAAASRESGGGAVSSRRKTMTQIGFQQQPDSSRVFVRTNEPVRYTVNGSGNQVVLELENTRVVESNNTLPLDTHFFPSAVSRVEAFSNAGQTVRVVIQLKQGVRYETRQEGGLITLDFPRPGR, from the coding sequence ATGAAGGGCTTGGCGGTGTCGCTGCTCGGGTTGTGGCTGGTGCCCCTGGTGGCGCTGGCGCAGCAGCCGGTGGACTACAACACCATCACGGCCGTCACCGTCAGCGGCGGAACGGTGGAGATCTCCGGCAGCAAGAAGGCGGACTTCAACAGCTTCACCATGACGGACCCGCCGCGGCTCGTCATCGACGTGTCCGGCGCCGTCTTCAAGGACGTGCCGGAGGAGCTGCCGGTGGGCAATGGCACCGTGACGGGCATCCGCACGCAGGCCTACGGCACGGAGTCCTCGTCCATCGCGCGCATCCTCATCGGCTATGAGCGCGAGGTGGAAACGGACATCCAGACCTCCGGCAACAAGCTGGTGGTGAAGGTCCTGGGAGGCGGCCCGGCCGTCGCGCAGGTGACGCCCACGGAAGGGCAGGGCACCCCCGCCCAGGGGACCGCCGCGGCCACCCCCCAGGCCCAGGCCCAGGCCGGCTCCAACGCGCAGGACGCGGCCCGCGCCGCCGCGTCGGACCGGGAGGCGCAGACCCAGGCCGTGAAGGCCGCCGCCGACGCCGCCCGGGCGGAGCGCGAGGCCCAGGAGAAGGCCGCCGCCGAGGCCGCCGCCCGCGCCAAGGCGGACGCGGACGCGGAGAAGAAGCGCCAGGAGGAGGCCCAGGCCGCCGCGAAGCGCCAGGACGAGGAGCGTCGCGCGTCCGAGCAGGCCGCCGCCGAGGAGCGCAAGCGCCAGGAGTCGGAGGCCCAGGCCGCCGCGAAGCGCGCCGAGGATGAGCGCCGCGCCACCGCGCAGGCCGCCGCCGACCAGAAGCGCCAGCAGGAGGAGGACGCGAAGGCCGCCGCCAGGGCCTCCGCGGAGGAGAAGCGCGCCGCCGCCCAGGCCGCCGCCGACGAGCGCCAGGCCGCCGCGAAGACGGCCGCGGAGCAGAAGCGCGCCGCCGCCGAGGCCGCCGCCGAGGCCCGGCGTCAGAAGGAAGAGGAGCGCCAGGCCGCCGCGCAGGCCCGCCGCGAGGAGCAGCAGTCGGCCCGCGAGTCCGCCGCCGAGCAGAAGCGCCAGCGCGCGGCGGAGGCCCGTGAGCGCCGCGAGCAGGCCCTGGCGGCCCGTGAGTCGCGCGCCCGCCCAAGCCAGGGCAGCGCCGCGGCCGCGTCGCGTGAGAGCGGCGGGGGCGCGGTGTCGTCTCGCCGCAAGACGATGACGCAGATTGGCTTCCAGCAGCAGCCGGACAGCTCGCGCGTCTTCGTGCGCACCAACGAGCCGGTGCGCTACACGGTGAACGGCTCCGGCAACCAGGTGGTGCTGGAGCTGGAGAACACGCGCGTGGTGGAGTCCAACAACACGCTGCCGCTGGACACGCACTTCTTCCCGTCGGCCGTGTCGCGGGTGGAGGCGTTCTCCAACGCGGGCCAGACGGTGCGCGTCGTCATCCAGCTGAAGCAGGGGGTTCGCTATGAGACACGCCAGGAAGGCGGCCTCATCACCCTCGACTTCCCGCGCCCGGGCCGGTAG
- a CDS encoding YtxH domain-containing protein yields MLSLKDLKKLDRDDVLDLIGLETRRSTAETALPALGIFAAGVLVGVGVGLLLADKPGQQLRGDLRQRIQGGQDKLATAINNARGTEGQQGAGSTVPPGQRTT; encoded by the coding sequence ATGCTGAGCCTGAAGGACTTGAAGAAGCTGGACCGCGACGACGTGCTGGACCTCATCGGCCTGGAGACGCGCCGCTCGACGGCGGAGACGGCGCTGCCGGCGCTGGGCATCTTCGCGGCGGGCGTGCTGGTGGGCGTGGGCGTCGGCCTGCTGCTCGCGGACAAGCCGGGCCAGCAGCTGCGCGGTGACCTGCGCCAGCGCATCCAGGGCGGCCAGGACAAGCTCGCGACCGCCATCAACAACGCGCGTGGCACGGAAGGCCAGCAGGGCGCCGGCTCCACGGTGCCTCCGGGCCAGCGGACGACCTGA